A single Arachidicoccus sp. BS20 DNA region contains:
- a CDS encoding helix-turn-helix domain-containing protein — translation MVLLKLEGYTSKEIDLIVGSCEMSVNNWINHFEAAGIAGLQTRSGQGRKRILQEEDISIVRSAIVASPKDYRRKYRQDNELGNVDAFFKTHHCRYKRIRKCSKGKCDLVYYEAKVKQLQLLEHRSTKAK, via the coding sequence ATAGTTCTTTTAAAATTGGAGGGATATACATCAAAAGAAATTGATCTTATTGTTGGCAGTTGCGAAATGAGTGTCAATAATTGGATTAACCATTTTGAAGCAGCCGGTATCGCTGGTCTGCAAACCCGTTCGGGACAAGGTCGGAAGCGGATTTTACAAGAAGAAGACATATCCATTGTCCGTTCAGCGATTGTCGCAAGCCCAAAAGATTATCGAAGAAAATATCGGCAGGACAATGAACTTGGTAACGTTGACGCGTTTTTTAAAACTCATCACTGCCGTTACAAACGAATAAGGAAGTGTTCAAAGGGTAAGTGCGACCTCGTTTATTATGAAGCCAAAGTAAAACAGTTACAACTGTTGGAACACAGAAGTACGAAGGCGAAATAG
- a CDS encoding response regulator transcription factor, with product MKQKILFVEDQLDLGNVVKRYLERTKFEVSWCTDGESAFELFKTESDAFDILVIDVQLPGMDGFDLAEKIINIDSNIPFLFVTARNDKADRIQGLQIGAADYISKPFDIDEVILRIKNIMKRNILPVKNVEVASEISIGDIRLLKNSFKLYVGDKHESMLTVREVELLEYLCNHPGQVLKREDILVHLWGENDYFLGRSLNVFICRLRKLLKVSNYLSIESVYGVGFVLNVKNSIQATSKASTEQYG from the coding sequence AATACTTTTTGTAGAAGACCAGCTGGACCTTGGCAACGTGGTTAAACGTTATCTGGAGCGTACAAAATTTGAAGTATCCTGGTGTACGGATGGCGAAAGTGCATTTGAACTCTTCAAAACAGAGAGCGATGCTTTTGATATATTGGTCATAGACGTTCAACTTCCAGGAATGGATGGATTTGATTTGGCTGAAAAAATAATAAACATCGACAGCAATATTCCATTTCTTTTTGTAACGGCACGCAACGACAAAGCAGATCGTATTCAGGGGCTACAAATCGGAGCCGCCGATTATATCAGCAAGCCTTTTGATATAGACGAAGTGATATTAAGGATTAAAAATATTATGAAACGAAATATCCTTCCGGTCAAAAATGTGGAAGTAGCTTCTGAAATCTCTATCGGAGATATCAGGCTGCTAAAAAATTCGTTTAAGCTTTATGTTGGAGACAAACACGAGTCTATGCTTACTGTACGTGAGGTTGAGCTTCTTGAGTATCTGTGCAACCATCCGGGACAGGTACTAAAAAGAGAAGATATTCTCGTACACCTTTGGGGAGAGAACGATTATTTTCTCGGGCGCAGTTTGAATGTATTTATTTGCAGATTGCGTAAACTATTAAAAGTGTCGAATTACCTAAGCATCGAAAGTGTGTATGGAGTAGGTTTTGTCCTAAATGTAAAAAATTCAATACAAGCAACCTCAAAAGCCTCAACGGAACAGTACGGATAA
- a CDS encoding transposase encodes MAIKSSKSSHINCFGILSRDNRFVYQTTSENINSDFVIEQLDLLSLTVQKHTVIVLDNAKTHQSKK; translated from the coding sequence ATTGCCATTAAATCTTCCAAAAGCAGCCATATCAACTGTTTTGGAATATTATCGAGGGACAATCGCTTTGTTTATCAAACAACAAGTGAAAATATCAACTCCGATTTTGTAATAGAACAATTAGACCTTTTGTCATTGACCGTTCAAAAGCACACTGTAATTGTGTTGGACAATGCAAAAACCCATCAGTCAAAGAAATGA